GTCGCCGTCGCCGCTCCAGACCGAGCCGGAGAGCCCGTAGACGGAGTCGTTGGCGATCGAGACGGCCTCGTCGTCGTCGCCGTAGGCGATGACCGCGAGCACCGGCCCGAAGATCTCCTCGCGGGCGACGCGCATCGCGTTGTCGACACCGGCGAGCAGTGTCGGCGCCACGAACCAGCCGCCGGCCAGCTCCGGCGGCAGGTGCGGCCGCTCCCCGCCGACGACCACCCGCGCGCCCTCGTCCCGGCCCGTGCGGACGTAGCCCTCGACCCGGTCGCGCTGGCGCCGGCTGACCATGGGGCCGATCATCGTGGCCGGATCCATCGGGTCGCCGACGCGCTGGGCGCCGAGGGCCTGGGCGAGCGCGTCGACGATCTCGGCCTCCCGCGACCTGGGCACCAGCAGCCGGGTCTGGGCGATGCAGGCCTGGCCGTTGACCATGAGCGCCATCGGCAGCAGGGCGGGGACCACCGCGTCGACGTCGGCGTCGTCCAGGATGACCGCGGCGGACTTGCCGCCGAGTTCGAGCGTCACCCGGGCGATCCGGTCGGCGCAGGCCGCCATGATCCGCTTGCCTGCGGCCGAGCTGCCGGTGAAGGCGACCTTGTCGATCTCGGGGTGGCCGACGAGGTGCTCGCCCTCGGCGCGGTCGCCGGGCACGACGCTCAGGACGCCTTCGGGAAGCCCCGCCTCCGACAGGGCGTCGGCGAGGGCGTGGGCGGAGAGCGGGGTCTCCGGCGGGGGCTTGAGGACGACCGAGCACCCCGCGGCCAGGGCCGGTGCGACCTTCAGCGCCGGTGTGCTCAGCGGGCCGTTCCACGGGGTGACGGCGGCGACGACGCCGACCGGCTCCCTGGTGACCACGCTGGTGTTCACGCCGTCGGTGCGGTGCTCGTCGTAGTCGAAGTCCTCGGCGATGTCGGCGTAGTAGCGCAGGTGCCGGATCGGGTTGGGCACGTGGGCGCGCTCGCTGAACCAGATCGGGCAGCCGAGCTCGGAGGTGATCAGCCTCGCCAGCTCGGGCGCGCGCTTGTCCAGCGCATCGGCCGCCGCACGCAGGACGGCCGCGCGCCGCTCGGGCGGTGCGCCGGCCCAGAC
This sequence is a window from Spinactinospora alkalitolerans. Protein-coding genes within it:
- a CDS encoding aldehyde dehydrogenase yields the protein MTERPELFIGGRRIPAKGTRRAEVRNPATGNYVGSAALASAADIDDAVAAARASFDAGVWAGAPPERRAAVLRAAADALDKRAPELARLITSELGCPIWFSERAHVPNPIRHLRYYADIAEDFDYDEHRTDGVNTSVVTREPVGVVAAVTPWNGPLSTPALKVAPALAAGCSVVLKPPPETPLSAHALADALSEAGLPEGVLSVVPGDRAEGEHLVGHPEIDKVAFTGSSAAGKRIMAACADRIARVTLELGGKSAAVILDDADVDAVVPALLPMALMVNGQACIAQTRLLVPRSREAEIVDALAQALGAQRVGDPMDPATMIGPMVSRRQRDRVEGYVRTGRDEGARVVVGGERPHLPPELAGGWFVAPTLLAGVDNAMRVAREEIFGPVLAVIAYGDDDEAVSIANDSVYGLSGSVWSGDGDRAMAVARRMRTGMVSINGRPQSFGTPFGGFKQSGIGREMGPEGFTTYLETKSIAVGS